The following proteins are encoded in a genomic region of Gossypium hirsutum isolate 1008001.06 chromosome D05, Gossypium_hirsutum_v2.1, whole genome shotgun sequence:
- the LOC107906059 gene encoding LOW QUALITY PROTEIN: protein TIFY 11B (The sequence of the model RefSeq protein was modified relative to this genomic sequence to represent the inferred CDS: deleted 1 base in 1 codon), with protein MFSHNSKIKAGLLMPIRFKESETLRASPTTRKGSRRSNVQSGQKSGKALGRASFVNLLSQFLKQKRNLGGISVRLASKPESKGIETSRQQTMTKNFLPNMDNSYESLKPNLGASTSKSNAKPCGFFPEIRSFGASSSKEDTNMMTDFRKPAKVEPKNSQMTIFFGGQVAVFNDFPADKFKEIMDLLASHGCSTASGVVVDTVMEKVKSKTVQIEPSNHEIPDLNVSTATGNSPPPPHDSSVEWHQYGGSGPSDLRIARRNSLHKFFEKRKERATARAPYQVNNARGSTLPPKPDENKSSHEEGQSSKEASRDLDLKL; from the exons atgttttctcataattCCAAGATAAAAGCAGGACTACTCATGCCCATCAGATTCAAAGAAAGTG AAACTTTGAGAGCTTCTCCGACAACAAGGAAAGGAAGCAGAAGAAGCAATGTCCAATCAGGCCAAAAATCCGGGAAGGCTCTCGGGAGAGCAAGTTTTGTCAATCTTCTCAGTCAGTTCTTG AAGCAAAAAAGGAATCTTGGGGGTATCAGCGTTCGGTTGGCTTCAAAACCTGAATCTAAAG GGATTGAAACATCTAGGCAACAAACAATGACGAAGAACTTTTTGCCCAACATGGATAATTCTTATGAGAGTTTAAAACCGAATCTCGGGGCATCTACATCGAAATCAAATGCGAAACCTTGTGGTTTTTTCCCAGAGATTAGGAGTTTTGGTGCCTCCAGTTCCAAGGAAGATACCAACATGATGACAGATTTCAG AAAACCAGCAAAAGTGGAACCAAAGAATTCCCAGATGACCATATTTTTTGGTGGTCAAGTGGCAGTATTTAATGACTTCCCAGCTGACAAGTTCAAGGAAATCATGGACTTATTAGCTAGCCATGGATGCTCAACCGCAAGCGGTGTTGTTGTTGATACTGTCATGGAAAAAGTTAAGTCTAAAACAGTCCAAATCGAGCCTAGCAATCATGAAATTCCAGACCTGAATGTTTCTACCGCGACTGGGAATAGTCCTCCTCCCCCTCATGATTCTTCCGTTGAATGGCATCAATATGGCGGTTCAGGACCTTCAG ATCTTCGAATTGCAAGAAGAAATTCACTTCACAAGTTTTtcgaaaagagaaaagaaag GGCAACAGCTAGAGCGCCATACCAAGTTAACAACGCAAGAGGATCGACTCTGCCACCTAAACCCGATGAAAACAAATCATCTCACGAGGAAGGTCAATCATCGAAAGAAGCCTCAAGAGATCTTGATCTCAAGTTATAG
- the LOC107906057 gene encoding oligouridylate-binding protein 1B, which translates to MQHLRLKQQQQALMQQALLQQQSLYHPGILAPPQIEPIPSGNLPPGFDPSTCRSVYVGNIHSQVTEPLLQEVFASTGPVEGCKLIRKEKSSYGFVHYFDRRSAALAILSLNGRHLFGQPVKVNWAYASGQREDTSGHFNIFVGDLSPEVTDAMLYACFSVYHSCSDARVMWDQKTGRSRGFGFVSFRSQQDAQSAINDLSGKWLGSRQIRCNWATKGAGSNDDKQSSDAKSVVELTNGSSEDGKETTNNEAPENNPQYTTVYVGNLAPEVTQLELHCHFHALGAGVIEEVRVQRDKSFGFVRYSTHAGAALAIQMGNTQSFLCGKQIKCSWGSKPTPPGTSSNPLPPPAAAPLPGLSAIDLLAYERQLAMSKMGGVHALMHPQGQHPLKQAAIGVGAAGASQAIYDGGFQNVAAAQQLLYYQ; encoded by the exons ATGCAGCACCTGAGGCTGAAGCAACAGCAACAAGCCCTGATGCAACAAGCTCTCCTCCAACAACAGTCTCTCTATCACCCTGGCATCTTAGCTCCTCCACAg ATAGAGCCAATCCCAAGTGGAAATCTGCCTCCTGGTTTTGATCCAAGTACTTGCCGCAGTGT GTATGTGGGAAACATCCATTCACAAGTGACTGAACCACTACTTCAAGAGGTTTTTGCAAGTACAGGTCCTGTTGAAGGTTGCAAGCTTATCAGAAAGGAAAAG TCATCATATGGATTCGTCCACTACTTTGATCGTCGATCAGCTGCTCTCGCTATATTGTCTCTAAATGGAAGGCATTT ATTTGGACAGCCTGTCAAGGTCAATTGGGCATATGCTAGTGGTCAGAGAGAGGATACATCAG gtcattttaacatttttgtaggGGATCTCAGTCCTGAGGTTACTGATGCAATGCTGTATGCATGCTTTTCTGTCTATCACAGTTGTTC GGATGCGAGGGTTATGTGGGATCAGAAAACTGGGCGTTCAAGAGGATTTGGGTTTGTTTCATTCCGCAGTCAGCAG GATGCACAAAGCGCAATTAATGACTTAAGTG GAAAGTGGCTTGGCAGTCGACAGATCCGTTGTAACTGGGCAACAAAAGGTGCTGGTAGCAACGATGACAAGCAAAGCTCTGATGCCAAAAGTGTCGTTGAACTTACCAATGGTTCATCAG AGGATGGTAAAGAGACCACCAATAATGAGGCTCCCGAGAATAATCCTCAATATACTACTGTTTATGTGGGCAATCTTGCTCCAGAG GTCACCCAACTTGAACTCCACTGTCACTTCCACGCACTTGGTGCTGGGGTGATTGAGGAGGTTCGGGTCCAGCGTGACAAAAGCTTTGGCTTTGTGAGATACAGTACTCATGCTGGGGCAGCTTTGGCTATTCAGATGGGGAACACTCAGTCATTTTTATGTGGCAAGCAAATTAAG TGCTCTTGGGGCAGCAAACCTACACCACCGGGGACAAGTTCAAACCCACTTCCCCCACCTGCAGCTGCACCTTTACCGGGCCTTTCAGCGATTGACCTATTAGCTTATGAAAGGCAACTTGCCATGAGCAAAATGGGTGGCGTTCATGCTCTAATGCACCCTCAGGGACAGCATCCTCTGAAGCAAGCAGCAATTGGAGTGGGTGCTGCTGGAGCAAGCCAGGCTATATATGATGGTGGGTTCCAGAATGTTGCTGCTGCCCAGCAGCTATTGTACTATCAGTAA